The genome window ttttaaaaactcaaaccTCCTCCATGTACTACTTCTTACTAATCTTCAATAAAGACTACAGTAGTTTTAAAAGGGGAGGGACTGGACAGTGTGACCAATACACGTTTAATAGTAATTGCTTACTCTCAGATTGGGATAGTGTATCCCTGTCCGGAAGATATACCAACCGACCTGGAAGCTGTTTTCTAATTAAATTTTCTCTCAGTCACCCAGTGGTgcaagtggttaaactgttgtactgtagCCACAACTGTCCTCATGACCTGGAGTTCAAACCCAGGTAACCCActttagccttccatccttctgaagttggtaaaacaAGTACCCATCTTGTTAGggaagggggcaatgtgtagcctgtataattaacttgaaaaccacccagagagtgcttgaagcgctatgaggtggtatataagcagcatgctttggtggttgttgttttttctttgtatgtgtgtttgttcTCTGCACAAATACAGCAACATCCTTCTCAACCATTCTGTGGCAGATGTCCACCACTAGACCCAAGCAGTTCTCTTTCAGCCCATAATCCACCCCAGTCttcaatactgtattttattttttgaacaaGCACTACTATCTCCTTAGGAAATTGTCGGAGGATATCAAAGCAGGTCAGGGTATGAGTGTGCATGGAAACATATCGCAGACTGAGGATTTTGCTTCTCTTGCTTATGAAGTCAGTACCATAATTAGTGTGCCCTGCTGACCCCAGGATGGACTATGGATCAGAGTTAGCTTGGGTGTCTGAGCCAATCACTTTAATTTGCTATCAAGCAGCTGGCCGGAAGAGGGAGCAACAGATACAGTATGTCTGTTGGTAGAGACACTTGTGCTCCACAAGCAAGCTGGTAAGAGAGGGCACTACATGCAAGTGTAATCCTTATGGAAGTGGTTAAAAAAGGCATGACCGGGTTTCCCTCTGTAACACTCAGGTTTGCTCTTCACTCCCAATCCCTGGATATGACAGTAGAAGGATTCTAGATAAAAGAACACCGAAGACCCTTTTGTGAAATTGTTCTCCCTTGCTTGCTTTCAAACACTCCTTTCAACCCACATTTTCCACTAAGCCTTTGGCATTACTCATGAATTCCCATTTAGAATGACTTAAAACTACATTACGTGTAACTGCAATAAATGCATACTCATCCACTGCCCGCTTCATCTTCCAGTTGTCTCTTCTGTACTGAATTTTAGGTTGTAATCCTCCTTGGGGATATTTCTTctagcagtcttaattccagtttgggattcatccagtcctgcctttcgcatgatgtattctgcatataagttaaataagcagggagacaatatacagccttgtcgtactcctttcccaattttgaaccagtcagttgttccaaatccagttctgttgcttcctgtcccacatatagatttctcaggagatagataaggtggtcaaacactcccatttctttaagaacttgccatagtttgttgtggtcgacacagtcaaaggtttttgtgtagtcaatgaagcaggaacagatgtttttctggatctctctggctttctccataacccagcgcatgttagcaatttggtctcgagttcctctgccccttcgaaatccagcttgtacttctgggagttcttggtccacatactgctaaagcctgccttgtaggattttgagcataaccttgctaacgtgtgaaataagtgcaattgtacagtagttggagcattctttggcactgcccttctttgggattgggatgtagacttatcttttccaatcctctggccactactgagttttccaaactcgctggcatattgagtgtagcaccttaacagtgtcttAACATTCCAACATTTAGACAGCTATAATTCCCCATTTGACTATAAACCCATATGACTACCTAAACCTATATGACTATAAAGTACAAGAATGGTTACCATTTCATCAGAAGAGGCATTTCATGTTTGGGTCTTAATATCCATCTCTCTTTTCCGAAGTAGACATTAAATGGCCCTTTTACACATTTTTACTGCAACCCAACCTTGGATCAGGTGAAaaaaaagggtgtgtgggttttggaCAGAGGACCAGTGTCCTGAAGAGAAAAGGCTGTGGttgcaagtcaaaccaaaattcAGAGTCTCTCTGCCCATTGCTTGGAGATATGAGGGCAGAAGAGACCCAGCTCCTGTGCCTATTCCAATGTGCCAAAACAGTGTTGGGAAAATACAGAAGTATAAATTGATAGTTATGGAAACCTTGTCCCATAAAAGTATGTGAACAAAGCAGAGTTATTGATGAAATGCACCTTATCTGGAAtcattgctatttttattttatatacttcTCTTAAATTTAAGACACagaaattttaataaaaaaaaaacctttaatatGCAACATCATATATAAGCCACATGATAACAACACAAAACATGAAATCAGAGTCAacgttttttaaagaaatagtaatgaaaaaaataaaacatcaagtAGAGGCTGCACAagctacagtggatataaaaagtttacacacccgtTAAaatgtctgtgatgtaaaaaatgagacaaagataaatcatttaagaactttttccacctttaagcagacctatgaactgtacaacttagttgaacaacaaactgagatcttttaggtggagaagtaaaaataaaaaactgaaataatatggttgcatctgtgtgcacacccccttataactggggatgtagcTGTATTTCAGTCGAGACACCCTCATAGACAAAAAGAGATTCCACAATGTTTCAAAGCAGGCAAGTGAGAGAACATGAAAGCAAACACAGAGTAATTAGCAGCcttttgtttttaagagccagAGTGTAAAAAATCCAAGCCATTCTGGTAAGGATGCAATAATAATTTTGGATTCTTCTTTACTatggttttcttttaaattttggttgttgttttgttttttagttttcattcagagcctgaagaagtggggttttctccacaaaagtttgcattttaagtggtccaataaaaggtatcgccCACTCttaaatttgtaattttaaaagatgtagctgtgttagcctgtgcaagcatatcaggcaaaatccaaagaaacaaaacaaagaacccAAAGCATGTGGCACCTTAGAAGACTATTAtaatttaatgtgaacttttgtggacaagtctgatGAAGTGGcattatccacgaaagctcacattaaaatacaattgttagcctttaaggtgccacatgtttttgttttttttgtattattttgttttgctttctttctttggacCTTTCATTTGTGCAATCCCGGGGACCACACCACCTTTTCTTTGATCTAATTAAAACTGGTATTCCTTCAACTTTTCTTTCACACATAATTTTAAGTACTTTCAAGATGTTTCTCAAACTGCAGCCAATTCCTTCTGCATCTGGCCTATCCAAAGGAGGGATATTTATTCCAGTCCTTTGTCTGTTTATTCAAAGGATAATTGTAATTAATTGTACCTGGAGACTTCTTTGTGCAGGAAGGCCTAAATGTCTTCACGGGACTGTACGAATGGCTGTTCAATGCATAATTCATTAAGCTAGCTGAACTAAAGCACATTGGCTATTATAATACATTTATATAATTGCTAAACCCTAACACATATGGTTATATTTCAAAAATTACAATGAGGAGGAATCTCCTCGCCATAATGGCTGTACATTACCTTCAATTTGAAATAAGATGAACAGCAGGTTGGTTGCTACTGCACTCCTGTTCTGTTTCCTGTGAGCACCTGTTTAGCTCCTGTAAGAACTGAATGCTAGGCGAGGTAGGCTCGGTCTAATCCCACccacctctttttattttaaatgttcttttatGCTTACCATATTTTTGCAGCTGTCATATTTTGTCAAAATAACTATAAACTGTATTGATTATATTTCCTTTGTAACATTTACAAGTTATTTGTATGCTTTTGGAGGgcaagggtgtgatcagatggctgcaaaggtgAGAGCACAAGAAAAGGTAACTTTAACTAGAATGATCTCTCTTAAAGCCACCATTCTGTCTGCCATGGACTACATGGTCAGAACATTTGGATTATATCTGATGTCACAGAGGGGCTCTATCTCTTTAGTTGCAAATCTGAATGGTTTAACTGATACAACAACCACTTAGAGAGTGTGCTTGTTCAGGAAATAAGTCTAAGTGGGAATGTCCAGTGCAAATTAGTGATTTAATCTGTCTCAATCTTCTCTGCATCAAAATAGTATTTGCTTTGTTTCTATAGCATTGAAACTAAAGGGTCATTAGACTTTTCTGTCTCAGTGGGTAGTACAACACTTCccttttttgtctttgctggaaaagaaagagaaacagtgaGTGAGAACAGTGAAATACTCTTTTATAATATATCAACATTCCTTTTTCAGCAGCTCTGCTGGTCACACGTATGCACTACCACTAGCAGCCCTGTCTCACAATTCCCATTCCTTTTATCCTCATCTTTAGATATGcaataatttatttcttcctaatgcAGATAAATAGAGCCTAGACAACCAGCACAATTAAGTTGAAGGCACTCAGCAGGCAACCAATACCACCCACAGGAAAAGAACAGCGTTGGGGAAGTGCTTCATGGCCATCTAGGGTGAACCTCTGCCATAGCTAAAACTTCATGAGCCATCTACAAAAAATGCAACTTACCTTTATGTTTACTGCAGAATATTGTTACTGCAGCTCCTATAGGAAGGCCCAACATGACTCCAATAAGTGCAAGCCACCAATGGTCTTGTAATCTAGAGGTCCCTGGAACAGATGTGGGACAAGATGTTTGGGAAATCTGTTGCCTCCCTATATCCTGGCAGGATGGGGGTGTAGGGCAGGTAACCCCAACACCCTCACCTGTGGGCTGCCAGTGAATTGCTTTTTCCAGTGGGCCATCCAATGCTTCGTGCTGTACTTGGCAGACATAGCTGGCTTTGGTCTCATTCTCCCATGGAAAGATGACACTCCCAGTAGAAAATGTCCCATCTGGCATGCGCTCTGGTCGAGACTCTATCTTCTGCTGTCGCATCCCATTTTTcagccactgtattttaatttcttggggaTAAAACCCGCTCACCAAACACTTTGCAGCCAAGAATGCCATTCCAGGTGGCTTGGTGAGGATCTGAAGGGTCGGTGGAGCTGCAAAGAGTGAAAGGAAATATGGGTTCCTGCATACTGCTCCACAACGGGAGCTACAAAGCTCAAACAGATCTTCTGTAGATTCAaacaggtctactctaattgcaacttactatgctaaagtaagtcacaactagaattggtccatttaaatcaattaaactatgaaggagttggctcaccaaatcctcactgattcagtggacctaatCTAGTGAGATTTACTATAcagtactaagcaacaggattttggccactcttGTGCTAGAACTTTCCGGACTGGATTTATCTCTGCAACAATGCTGCCATAGTATCTTGACGCCATTACTGGATGATACAGAGCCATATTAAGAGTTATGTGGAACTGTGCTTTCATTCTACTTCCTTCTGATTGCAGAATTCTGCTTTTCTATTGATGGCAGAAAAGCCATGCTTCAACAGGTATGGCTAAAGCAGACTTGTGTGGAAGTATCTCAGGACTGGGAGACTTTATATTTCTTGTGGAGTACACTGTTACTTCGACCTCACACCCTTCAGATTAGTTTGAGTATAACTCCTACCATCCACAACCAGCACGGTCATTGATGTTTGTGGAGGATGGGTAGTGTACTACAACCTATTCAGAGGGCAGAGCACCAGAGAAGCCTGCAGTAAAGGACAGTTGGTTGAAACAAAGGTGGCTTGAAGCAGGATGACTTAGCGAGTAATAGACCTGGATCAATCAGGAGGCTAGGATGATGCAGATGAGGTGGTGTGCCAGAAGAGTCCCAGAGTGCCATTTACCTTGTACCCTTAGCCGAGACCTTTCTGAAAGTGGCTGGTCAAGTGCTCTGTGATCGATACGGCAAGTGATAGTGTCATCAGCATCAGCAATCTGTGGGGTGAGCTCCAGAACACTCTCTGCATTGAACAGCCCATGAGGGTCAGGCTGGGCTGTGGGCGACTCAGGGCCTTTCACAATCACGTCATTTCGGAACCACGTCACAGAGATGTTGCCAGGGTAAAACCCGGATGCTGCACACCTCACACCACTTTCTTTGCCCAGCTGCACTGTTGTGGAGCCAAGTGTAATGTCTGGACGAGCTGCAGGTAGAGGGAAGAACAATCTTATCCTCTACTGATCCCGAATATTTGACTACCCAAAGCCCCATTCCAGCCCCACTGCTGCAGTTACAAACCATTGTCTATTACCTGTATCCTCCTTTGGTCAtggagaaatatataaatatacaggcCATGTATTTGTACTCCTGTGTCTaaggattttgatccatgaaaactctCACTGAAATAAAGCTGTTAGTCTTTTAAGAGCTAcagattcctctcccccccccccctttcttttgccaacatgctgacaTGCACCAACAAGGTGCTTCTTTGGAACTCATAACATGAATAGTTTGAAGTGAAGTAAGTACAAGGCAAACTTCTCTAGAACTGCAGCCACACTTCATACAAAGCCACTGGACCTGACTTAATGAATAACTTTGaactaatatattttttaaaaacttgtgagTTGAGCTCATGTGCAATGTCCAAGTAAATATGCTTCCTCCAGAGGGTTTGATCCATTTGGCATTCTGTCTTGCAAATCAGTTTGGAGGGGTTTGCTCGCCTTCCTGCCCTGATTTGAAAACCTATGCCTTCTattccctaccccaccccacctgaCAAAGCTACTAAATTTCAGGAGACCGTGTCAGGAAGTTTCTAAATGGTAGATgtctgatatgccatttgatgCAATCCTCACCTTGTAATAGCATATGGACCTAAAGTTACTCTCATCCATCGCAGCGGTCCCCTAATTTGCAAATATCATGGTCTAAATAtgacagccacttcaggatattagcaaattaatcattgtcaaaaggagcaaaccaacaAACAGTAGATGAAATGATTGTCTGATCACGCCCCAAATCAGTCAAAAATGAAACACTTCTTAAACAGGAGCAGATGAATTCAAAATCAGCATCCTAAAAAGTACTCAACTCAAAGTATACTAAAGGTCAACAGAGTTGACAGAGCAGAACTGTTAAGCAACTCATATAAACCTGTTCTGAAATAACATTGTGGCCAAAGATGTATTTATATAACTTCTATGTGGAATCTTCACAAGACAGTTTTGTATAATCAGAGTAGTTAACAAATTAACATTTAAACAAATGCAGTATTATTTTGAAAGAATGCAGACCAAGTTAAAGACATAACACTGCAGCAATATCAGTTCAAGAAATAAAATTGTAAAGCTGCTTAACACATGAGCAATTAGTTACTGTAAAAggcctgaaagggggggggaatcatttttCCACACAGCACCTAAAGACTGTCAGGACAGATCCCCCTGGGAACAGCATTCTAAAGGTAGGCAGCTGTAACAGCGAAAGAGCTTTCTCCTGTCTGCAACCAGCAAGCACACATAAGATGACAATAAAACCCACAAACAAGGTCCAGATGACAATCTTAGCAGGTAGGCATACTATAAGAATGAAGGATACATATaatagggatttttaaaaaattactgtgcATGCCTGCCTCCAATACAGCATGTACAGGATTCTATTTAAATGTAAAAGTGATGGGAATTAAATGCTTCTTTGTATGTCTCTGAATTCTGTTCTTTAAATCATTTCCCTCAGTTTTGACCATTATCACAGAACTGCACAAGGCTGAGGGAAAAGCACCTGAGACAAACAAGCAAAGAGATAAGACAGGGGATGGAATGTCATTTAATTCCATTCATCCACACTCTGGGTAAAAAAGAAGCACACTCTAGACCAGAGTGGGGCAGGGTACGTCAACAAAATCAGGTCCTGTCACACCTATCGGCCAGTCAGGTAACTTGAAACAAGTGAACCAGGCCATGAATCCAGTTGTTCTCCTTCTGTTGTTGATTCAGACTCCCATCAGCTGAAGAAAGCACAGATAACTGTTAGGAGTGATGGGAACTGTAGGTGAACAACATATCCAATGCACTCCATTCAAAACAATGCACTTTCGAATTGTATTTTAAGTACAGTGTTTCAACTTGTTAAGAAACAAAGTACTTTAAATATTAGTGTTAGCAGAACAGAGCCCACAACCCATTTCCCCCCTTGCTTCCCTTAC of Pogona vitticeps strain Pit_001003342236 chromosome 6, PviZW2.1, whole genome shotgun sequence contains these proteins:
- the LOC110078495 gene encoding tyrosine-protein phosphatase non-receptor type substrate 1 isoform X3; its protein translation is MERAPKMSLLRAWLSLSLLLSFHLSGANLRVSVPRSPIQARPGSDVQLPCNITHTSMPFDLSRLAVVWKVGLKTIAQYEGGKFEPKRPGVIMDSEQLRMGDATLRIQRVEDTDTAIHSCFVIYMMDSETGNVDLRVEARPDITLGSTTVQLGKESGVRCAASGFYPGNISVTWFRNDVIVKGPESPTAQPDPHGLFNAESVLELTPQIADADDTITCRIDHRALDQPLSERSRLRVQAPPTLQILTKPPGMAFLAAKCLVSGFYPQEIKIQWLKNGMRQQKIESRPERMPDGTFSTGSVIFPWENETKASYVCQVQHEALDGPLEKAIHWQPTGTSRLQDHWWLALIGVMLGLPIGAAVTIFCSKHKAKTKKGSVVLPTETEKSNDPLVSML
- the LOC110078495 gene encoding tyrosine-protein phosphatase non-receptor type substrate 1 isoform X1; protein product: MERAPKMSLLRAWLSLSLLLSFHLSGANLRVSVPRSPIQARPGSDVQLPCNITHTSMPFDLSRLAVVWKVGLKTIAQYEGGKFEPKRPGVIMDSEQLRMGDATLRIQRVEDTDTAIHSCFVIYMMDSETGNVDLRVEARPDITLGSTTVQLGKESGVRCAASGFYPGNISVTWFRNDVIVKGPESPTAQPDPHGLFNAESVLELTPQIADADDTITCRIDHRALDQPLSERSRLRVQAPPTLQILTKPPGMAFLAAKCLVSGFYPQEIKIQWLKNGMRQQKIESRPERMPDGTFSTGSVIFPWENETKASYVCQVQHEALDGPLEKAIHWQPTGEGVGVTCPTPPSCQDIGRQQISQTSCPTSVPGTSRLQDHWWLALIGVMLGLPIGAAVTIFCSKHKAKTKKGSVVLPTETEKSNDPLVSML
- the LOC110078495 gene encoding tyrosine-protein phosphatase non-receptor type substrate 1 isoform X2; the protein is MVKAVLLRCLKAGPTSGANLRVSVPRSPIQARPGSDVQLPCNITHTSMPFDLSRLAVVWKVGLKTIAQYEGGKFEPKRPGVIMDSEQLRMGDATLRIQRVEDTDTAIHSCFVIYMMDSETGNVDLRVEARPDITLGSTTVQLGKESGVRCAASGFYPGNISVTWFRNDVIVKGPESPTAQPDPHGLFNAESVLELTPQIADADDTITCRIDHRALDQPLSERSRLRVQAPPTLQILTKPPGMAFLAAKCLVSGFYPQEIKIQWLKNGMRQQKIESRPERMPDGTFSTGSVIFPWENETKASYVCQVQHEALDGPLEKAIHWQPTGEGVGVTCPTPPSCQDIGRQQISQTSCPTSVPGTSRLQDHWWLALIGVMLGLPIGAAVTIFCSKHKAKTKKGSVVLPTETEKSNDPLVSML
- the LOC110078495 gene encoding tyrosine-protein phosphatase non-receptor type substrate 1 isoform X4 encodes the protein MPFDLSRLAVVWKVGLKTIAQYEGGKFEPKRPGVIMDSEQLRMGDATLRIQRVEDTDTAIHSCFVIYMMDSETGNVDLRVEARPDITLGSTTVQLGKESGVRCAASGFYPGNISVTWFRNDVIVKGPESPTAQPDPHGLFNAESVLELTPQIADADDTITCRIDHRALDQPLSERSRLRVQAPPTLQILTKPPGMAFLAAKCLVSGFYPQEIKIQWLKNGMRQQKIESRPERMPDGTFSTGSVIFPWENETKASYVCQVQHEALDGPLEKAIHWQPTGEGVGVTCPTPPSCQDIGRQQISQTSCPTSVPGTSRLQDHWWLALIGVMLGLPIGAAVTIFCSKHKAKTKKGSVVLPTETEKSNDPLVSML